In Treponema sp. OMZ 798, the following proteins share a genomic window:
- a CDS encoding P-II family nitrogen regulator has translation MKDFSLLIILVPFGRASKIVRYAKDKGLTGATIMIAFGTVKSKLLDFLGIQETRKELILTAGHGDFLDGLMDELNKKFNLTRKNFGIAFRMPLSFINIENTPDGEKPVFEREEVKTMKSAIFTVVNRGKANEVVDASLEAGARGGTIIHARGSGLNQTKLIFDMEIEPEKEIVLTIVDDEQLDNVVEAIRKNSDVEKEGHGILFVIPISKAYGIK, from the coding sequence ATGAAAGATTTTTCACTTCTGATAATTTTAGTGCCTTTCGGGCGTGCAAGTAAAATAGTAAGGTACGCTAAGGATAAGGGTCTTACCGGGGCCACAATAATGATTGCCTTCGGTACGGTAAAAAGTAAGCTGCTTGATTTTTTGGGAATTCAAGAAACAAGAAAAGAATTGATTTTAACGGCCGGACATGGAGATTTTTTAGACGGTCTTATGGATGAACTGAATAAAAAGTTCAATCTTACCCGTAAAAATTTCGGTATAGCATTCCGTATGCCTTTAAGTTTTATTAATATTGAAAATACCCCGGATGGTGAAAAGCCCGTATTTGAGAGGGAGGAGGTAAAAACTATGAAGTCTGCAATATTTACTGTTGTTAATAGAGGAAAAGCAAATGAAGTTGTCGATGCTTCTTTGGAAGCCGGAGCTCGCGGCGGAACAATCATCCATGCAAGAGGTTCCGGGCTTAATCAAACAAAGCTTATCTTTGACATGGAAATTGAACCCGAAAAAGAAATTGTTTTAACCATTGTTGATGATGAGCAGCTTGATAATGTAGTCGAAGCAATCAGAAAAAATTCCGATGTAGAAAAAGAAGGTCATGGAATTCTTTTTGTTATTCCGATAAGCAAGGCTTACGGTATAAAATAG
- a CDS encoding DUF1538 domain-containing protein, producing MNILVDKFKEVLMSVLPIVILTTILNFAFIHIDYQVFIRFLIGSVCIIFGLAFFLFGIEMSVTKIGLQMGKEITKRNKILILILGGFALGFLISIAEPDLQILASQVRTVTKNGIPALRLIVVVSVGVAAFVVFGILRTVFNVSQKIVFAVSYVIIFLLSLFSSAEFMSIAFDSSGTTTGAITVPFILALAAGVSEMKKDSAASERDAFGLVGMASAGAIVAVLALSVFGKTKEISADDFVFNLDIHSQIFYPFAEHFLPVLYECVLSLLPLTVIFLITNFISIKLRAKDLIPVIKGLIITLIGLFLFMWGAKSGFLDVGIAMGSRLGEIGTRPLILFIGALIGIVSILAEPAVYVLTVQIENVTSGHIPRKIVLIFLCIGVSFAVMLSLLRIIEPAFQLWHMLLPGYIVSLLLSIFVPDLFVSIAFDAGGVASGPMTATFVLSLAQGLANSTPTANVLIDGFGIIAAVALAPIISLQILGLIFKIKSAGEQK from the coding sequence ATGAATATCTTAGTTGATAAATTTAAAGAAGTCTTAATGTCGGTTTTACCCATCGTCATTTTGACAACAATCTTGAATTTTGCGTTTATTCATATAGATTATCAAGTCTTTATTAGATTTTTAATCGGGAGTGTATGCATAATATTCGGGTTGGCTTTTTTTCTGTTTGGAATCGAGATGAGCGTTACAAAAATCGGTTTACAAATGGGAAAAGAAATCACAAAGCGGAATAAAATTCTGATTTTGATTTTAGGCGGTTTTGCCCTCGGCTTTTTAATTTCGATAGCAGAACCCGATTTACAGATTTTGGCAAGTCAGGTAAGGACAGTAACGAAGAACGGGATCCCCGCATTAAGGCTCATAGTAGTTGTTTCCGTGGGTGTTGCAGCCTTTGTGGTTTTCGGTATTTTGAGAACCGTATTTAATGTTTCACAGAAAATTGTTTTTGCCGTTTCATATGTAATTATATTTTTGCTTTCTTTATTTTCTTCTGCAGAGTTTATGTCCATTGCCTTCGATTCATCCGGAACTACTACAGGCGCCATAACCGTGCCCTTTATTTTGGCCTTGGCTGCCGGTGTTTCCGAGATGAAAAAAGACTCGGCCGCCTCCGAAAGAGATGCTTTCGGACTTGTAGGTATGGCCTCTGCCGGAGCAATCGTAGCTGTTTTGGCTTTGAGCGTATTCGGAAAAACAAAGGAAATATCGGCCGATGATTTTGTTTTCAATTTAGATATACACTCACAAATATTTTATCCCTTTGCAGAACATTTTTTGCCTGTACTGTATGAGTGTGTTTTATCCCTTTTACCATTAACGGTGATATTTTTAATTACAAACTTTATAAGCATTAAGCTGAGAGCTAAGGATTTAATTCCCGTTATTAAAGGTCTTATAATTACATTGATAGGTTTATTTCTATTTATGTGGGGAGCAAAATCGGGCTTCTTGGATGTAGGAATAGCTATGGGAAGCCGCTTAGGCGAAATAGGAACCAGACCCTTAATTCTTTTTATCGGAGCCTTGATAGGCATCGTTTCTATTTTGGCTGAACCGGCCGTTTATGTTTTGACCGTACAAATAGAAAACGTAACGAGCGGTCATATTCCGCGCAAGATAGTTTTAATCTTTTTATGTATCGGAGTCAGTTTTGCGGTAATGCTTTCGTTACTAAGAATTATAGAACCGGCTTTTCAGTTATGGCATATGCTGTTACCCGGATATATAGTTTCACTTTTATTGTCCATCTTTGTTCCGGATCTTTTTGTAAGTATAGCCTTTGATGCCGGAGGTGTTGCTTCAGGCCCCATGACTGCGACCTTTGTTTTATCCCTTGCTCAGGGTCTTGCCAACTCCACTCCGACTGCAAACGTATTGATAGACGGATTCGGTATCATAGCCGCCGTAGCATTGGCTCCTATTATTTCGCTGCAAATTTTAGGATTGATATTTAAGATTAAAAGCGCAGGAGAACAAAAATGA
- a CDS encoding hemolysin family protein, translating into MNEPPPQWLYILLLIILLFLSMMFSSGETAFLSVNKLKIKYLREKKNKKAARVEKILKDKQKFLTTSLIGNSLVNILISVILTALMVELVGAKGLSIAVTAATIAILIFGEILPKSVALVFSEPIALKFSGFILFLIKILAPLEWLFSGFTKFFLKFLGVKNLQSNEALTDADLKDFFDVRQEHGDLRSEEKAVLEKILSYGDITVKNIMTPRPEIIGLTADVNPKEIIELSHSSRFSRFPVYEEDIDEIIGIFYIKDFLFSEAAAKDFLQESKEKFDIKKYLRKPVLVFENTELSKLQEIFRKEKQNMVVVIDEYGGTLGIATLEDLNEEIFGNIADEYDTDDAAAEEPNLDNINDASTQNISQTILGSMRLSDLNEDLSTSFSSEYYDTIGGLIMEKCGEVPQIGSTIKIENYNFTVIKTEGNRISELEVNITGDEE; encoded by the coding sequence ATGAACGAGCCCCCGCCGCAATGGCTTTATATTTTACTTTTAATTATTCTACTTTTTTTATCGATGATGTTTTCATCGGGAGAAACAGCCTTTTTATCCGTAAATAAATTGAAGATAAAATATTTACGGGAAAAGAAAAATAAAAAGGCTGCAAGAGTTGAAAAGATTTTAAAAGACAAACAAAAATTTTTAACCACCTCTTTGATAGGCAACAGTTTGGTAAATATTTTAATCTCGGTAATTTTAACCGCCCTGATGGTAGAATTAGTCGGAGCAAAAGGATTAAGCATTGCAGTAACGGCTGCAACTATTGCAATTTTAATCTTCGGTGAAATACTGCCTAAGTCCGTTGCCTTGGTTTTTTCCGAACCTATAGCCTTAAAATTCTCAGGTTTTATTTTGTTTTTAATTAAAATTCTAGCTCCTCTTGAATGGCTTTTTTCGGGCTTTACAAAATTCTTTTTAAAATTTTTAGGCGTAAAAAATCTGCAATCAAATGAGGCTTTAACCGATGCAGACTTAAAAGATTTTTTTGATGTACGCCAAGAACATGGCGATCTGCGTTCTGAAGAAAAGGCTGTTCTCGAAAAAATTTTAAGCTATGGCGATATAACCGTAAAAAATATTATGACTCCGCGGCCGGAGATAATCGGACTTACAGCTGATGTAAATCCGAAAGAAATTATAGAGCTTTCCCATTCTTCAAGATTTTCAAGATTTCCGGTTTATGAAGAAGACATAGATGAAATTATCGGTATTTTTTATATTAAGGATTTTTTGTTTTCGGAAGCTGCAGCAAAAGATTTCTTACAAGAATCAAAAGAAAAATTCGATATAAAAAAATATCTGCGTAAGCCTGTTCTTGTTTTTGAAAATACCGAGCTTTCAAAATTGCAGGAAATATTTAGAAAAGAAAAACAGAACATGGTTGTCGTCATTGATGAGTACGGCGGCACTTTAGGTATTGCAACTCTTGAAGACTTAAATGAAGAGATATTCGGGAACATTGCCGATGAGTATGATACGGATGATGCGGCTGCAGAAGAACCCAATCTTGATAATATAAATGATGCGTCAACTCAAAATATTAGTCAAACTATTTTGGGCAGCATGAGGTTGAGCGATTTAAATGAGGATCTAAGTACTTCGTTTTCCTCCGAGTATTATGACACAATAGGCGGCTTGATTATGGAAAAATGCGGAGAAGTTCCGCAAATCGGTTCTACAATAAAAATAGAAAACTATAATTTTACGGTTATCAAAACTGAAGGAAACAGAATAAGCGAACTGGAAGTAAATATTACAGGAGATGAAGAATGA